A region of Paractinoplanes abujensis DNA encodes the following proteins:
- a CDS encoding ABC transporter substrate-binding protein, whose product MKRVLLAAVLLAAVAGCAAPAGTAAVPTSDGGIAVDQALHDSLPESIRARGTIRFMTDASYAPMEQFAADGRTIIGFSPDLASALGSVLGVQAEMVQGDFHTALDDLAAGQYDGVLSSMNNTAERRKKADFVDYFTTGTAIIVQRGNPKGVTGFRSLCGLVVSTERGTVQADLLHRSQRACGANPMTIKLYKTNADALVELRTGRAAAVLNDFPPAAYLATDTRTKAFYQLASTTQYEPGLFGMAFAKNSPELRDAVQAAFDELVRTGVYTELLQRWGIGSGAITTGSVSGT is encoded by the coding sequence GTGAAACGTGTCCTGCTCGCCGCCGTCCTGCTCGCCGCCGTGGCCGGATGCGCCGCGCCGGCCGGAACGGCAGCCGTGCCGACCAGCGACGGAGGCATCGCGGTCGACCAGGCGCTGCACGACAGCCTGCCCGAGAGCATCCGGGCCCGCGGCACGATCCGCTTCATGACCGACGCCAGTTACGCGCCGATGGAGCAGTTCGCGGCCGACGGCCGTACGATCATCGGTTTCTCACCCGACCTGGCCAGCGCGCTCGGCTCGGTGCTGGGCGTCCAGGCCGAGATGGTGCAGGGCGACTTCCACACCGCGCTCGACGACCTGGCTGCCGGTCAGTACGACGGCGTGCTGTCCTCGATGAACAACACCGCCGAGCGGCGCAAGAAGGCCGACTTCGTCGACTACTTCACGACCGGCACGGCGATCATCGTGCAGCGCGGCAACCCCAAGGGCGTCACCGGCTTCCGCTCGCTGTGCGGCCTGGTGGTGTCGACCGAGCGCGGCACCGTGCAGGCCGACCTGCTCCACAGGTCGCAGCGCGCCTGCGGCGCCAACCCGATGACGATCAAGCTCTACAAGACCAACGCGGACGCCCTGGTCGAACTGCGCACGGGCCGCGCCGCCGCCGTCCTCAACGACTTCCCGCCCGCCGCCTACCTGGCCACTGACACCCGCACCAAGGCCTTCTACCAGCTGGCCTCGACCACCCAGTACGAGCCGGGCCTGTTCGGCATGGCGTTCGCCAAGAACTCCCCGGAGCTGCGCGACGCCGTCCAGGCCGCCTTCGACGAGCTGGTCCGCACCGGCGTCTACACCGAGCTGCTGCAGCGCTGGGGCATCGGCAGCGGCGCCATCACCACGGGCAGCGTCAGCGGCACCTGA
- a CDS encoding putative bifunctional diguanylate cyclase/phosphodiesterase, translating into MRTSTRLFAAYAVASLVPIGTLGAVMLHGTAEDARRWGQDQGRAQAAVIAEMAVAPALAEADLAAGLTTEQRDRLQRATDLAIYNDSVLRLRVRGFTGQVVFSDDGTTAGGVSISDPAFRSAAAGHTEVGLLSAPEAPAGQVIRVLQPIVASASGQSVGVLELYLPYEHIAARLHEQNTVTYWRLGGGLGLLYLVLGLISWSTTRSLRRYAQRQAHEALHDALTGLPNRAAFHERARAAVAPDGEPGAIVLVDLDRFKEVNDTLGHHAGDELLAVVAGRLRAGLRPADTLARLGGDEFALILPRSDAATVRELLDALSAALATEVVLDGVPLSIEASFGVALYPEHGHEVGELLRRADAAMYHGKRGSADIVVYAGEDMAHPTQWLVVQAELRHALARDELVLHYQPKVDLRSGAVVGVEALVRWQHPQRGLLPPSEFLPAAEQSGLIEPLTAWVLRRALADQAAWTAAGRTWDVSVNVSARNVEKPGFADFVSGLLAGHGTAPHRLLLEITETALAADTRLAEQAVIDLTARGIGISVDDFGTGYTSMSQLRGLPIAEVKIDRTFVKDVLDAPPSQAIVRAVIALAHGLGSRVTAEGIETPEVADWLRRAGCDEAQGYLYSRPVPWAEIKTYEITGAVS; encoded by the coding sequence GTGCGGACGAGCACGCGTCTGTTCGCCGCGTACGCCGTGGCCAGCCTGGTGCCGATCGGGACGCTGGGCGCGGTGATGCTGCACGGCACCGCCGAGGACGCCCGGCGCTGGGGTCAGGACCAGGGCCGCGCGCAGGCCGCCGTGATCGCCGAGATGGCTGTGGCGCCCGCGCTGGCCGAGGCCGACCTGGCCGCCGGGCTCACCACCGAGCAGCGGGACCGGCTGCAGCGTGCCACCGACCTGGCCATCTACAACGACTCCGTGCTGCGGCTGCGGGTCCGCGGCTTCACCGGTCAGGTGGTCTTCTCGGACGACGGCACCACCGCGGGCGGGGTCTCGATCAGCGACCCCGCGTTCCGGTCCGCCGCCGCCGGGCACACCGAGGTCGGCCTGCTGAGCGCGCCCGAGGCGCCCGCCGGTCAGGTCATCCGGGTGCTGCAACCGATCGTGGCCAGCGCCTCGGGCCAGTCGGTGGGGGTGCTGGAGCTCTACCTGCCGTACGAGCACATCGCGGCCCGCCTGCACGAGCAGAACACGGTCACCTACTGGCGGCTGGGCGGCGGCCTCGGGCTGCTCTACCTCGTGCTCGGCCTCATCTCCTGGTCGACCACGCGCTCGCTGCGCCGTTACGCCCAGCGGCAGGCGCACGAGGCGCTGCACGACGCGCTGACCGGCCTGCCCAACCGGGCCGCGTTCCACGAGCGGGCCCGCGCGGCGGTCGCGCCCGACGGCGAGCCCGGCGCCATCGTGCTCGTCGACCTCGACCGGTTCAAGGAAGTCAACGACACCCTCGGCCACCACGCCGGCGACGAGCTCCTCGCGGTCGTGGCCGGCCGGCTGCGGGCGGGGCTGCGCCCGGCCGACACCCTGGCCCGGCTCGGCGGCGACGAGTTCGCGCTGATCCTGCCGCGCAGCGACGCCGCGACCGTACGCGAGTTGCTCGACGCGCTGAGCGCGGCGCTGGCCACCGAGGTCGTGCTGGACGGGGTGCCGTTGAGCATCGAGGCCAGCTTCGGTGTCGCGCTGTATCCCGAGCACGGTCACGAGGTCGGCGAGCTGCTGCGCCGGGCCGACGCCGCGATGTATCACGGCAAGCGCGGCTCGGCCGACATCGTGGTCTACGCCGGCGAGGACATGGCGCACCCCACCCAGTGGCTGGTCGTGCAGGCCGAGCTGCGGCACGCGCTGGCCCGCGACGAGCTCGTGCTGCACTACCAGCCCAAGGTGGACCTGCGTTCGGGTGCCGTGGTCGGGGTCGAGGCGCTGGTGCGCTGGCAGCACCCGCAGCGGGGCCTGCTGCCGCCGTCGGAGTTCCTGCCCGCCGCCGAGCAGTCCGGGCTGATCGAGCCGCTGACCGCCTGGGTGCTGCGGCGAGCACTGGCCGACCAGGCCGCGTGGACGGCCGCCGGCCGCACCTGGGACGTGTCGGTCAACGTCTCGGCGCGCAACGTGGAGAAGCCCGGTTTCGCCGACTTCGTCTCGGGCCTGCTGGCCGGGCACGGCACCGCGCCGCACCGGCTGCTCCTCGAGATCACCGAGACCGCGCTGGCCGCCGACACCCGCCTGGCCGAGCAGGCGGTGATCGACCTGACCGCCCGCGGCATCGGCATCTCGGTCGACGACTTCGGCACCGGCTACACCAGCATGTCGCAGCTGCGCGGCCTGCCGATCGCCGAGGTCAAGATCGACCGTACGTTCGTCAAGGACGTGCTGGACGCGCCGCCGAGCCAGGCCATCGTCCGCGCGGTCATCGCCCTCGCCCACGGCCTGGGCAGCCGCGTCACCGCCGAGGGGATCGAGACGCCGGAGGTGGCCGACTGGCTGCGCCGGGCCGGCTGCGACGAGGCCCAAGGCTATCTGTACTCGCGCCCGGTGCCCTGGGCCGAGATCAAGACGTACGAGATCACCGGAGCCGTATCGTGA
- the nhaA gene encoding Na+/H+ antiporter NhaA, with amino-acid sequence MASPTLETPVLTRLAAALRSDTTAGFLLLGAAFTALVWANSPWSGSYHAIAQADLGLTVAKWASDGLLAIFFFVAGLELKRELVMGDLRDPRKATLPVAAAVGGMIVPAVLYTVINLVGGGDGLRGWAIPTATDIAFALAVLAVVGRSLPPGLRLFLLTLAVVDDLLAIAVIAIFYTSSLHVVALLLSLLPIAVFGFLTQRGVRAWWALLPLAAAAWALMHESGVHATVAGVLLAFTVPVREPAAAERFEHVWRPISSGVAVPVFAFFAAGVTVGGDFGAALLDPVTVGIVVGLVAGKTVGITGATWLVQRFTRAELPAGVSWLDLLGLSVLGGIGFTVSLLIGELAFGAAPEPKVGVLLGSLIAALGATALLRTRDRHHRNSQDARGAVD; translated from the coding sequence ATCGCTTCGCCGACCCTGGAGACGCCCGTGCTCACCCGCCTCGCCGCTGCCCTGCGCAGTGACACCACCGCCGGCTTCCTTCTGCTGGGCGCCGCGTTCACTGCCCTCGTCTGGGCGAATTCGCCGTGGTCGGGCAGTTATCACGCGATCGCGCAAGCCGATCTCGGGCTGACCGTCGCGAAGTGGGCCTCGGACGGGTTGCTGGCGATCTTCTTCTTCGTGGCCGGCCTCGAACTCAAGCGCGAACTGGTCATGGGTGACCTGCGGGATCCGCGCAAGGCCACGCTGCCGGTCGCGGCCGCGGTCGGCGGCATGATCGTGCCGGCCGTGCTCTACACGGTGATCAACCTGGTGGGCGGGGGTGACGGCCTGCGCGGCTGGGCGATCCCCACCGCCACCGACATCGCGTTCGCGCTGGCCGTGCTGGCCGTCGTGGGCCGCAGCCTGCCGCCGGGCCTGCGGTTGTTCCTGCTCACCCTGGCCGTGGTGGACGACCTGCTGGCCATCGCCGTGATCGCGATCTTCTACACCTCCTCCCTGCACGTCGTCGCGCTGCTGCTCAGCCTGCTGCCGATCGCGGTGTTCGGGTTCCTGACCCAGCGGGGCGTCCGGGCCTGGTGGGCCCTGCTGCCCCTGGCCGCCGCCGCGTGGGCGCTGATGCACGAATCCGGGGTGCACGCCACGGTGGCCGGGGTGCTGCTGGCCTTCACCGTCCCGGTCCGCGAACCCGCGGCGGCCGAACGTTTCGAGCATGTCTGGCGGCCGATCTCGTCCGGCGTCGCCGTGCCCGTCTTCGCGTTCTTCGCGGCCGGGGTGACGGTCGGCGGCGACTTCGGGGCGGCCCTGCTCGACCCGGTCACGGTCGGCATCGTGGTGGGTCTCGTGGCCGGCAAGACCGTCGGCATCACCGGCGCCACCTGGCTCGTGCAGCGCTTCACCCGGGCCGAACTCCCGGCCGGGGTGTCCTGGCTCGACCTGCTCGGCCTGTCCGTCCTGGGCGGGATCGGGTTCACGGTGTCGCTGCTGATCGGCGAGCTCGCGTTCGGCGCTGCTCCCGAACCCAAGGTCGGCGTGCTGCTGGGCTCGCTGATCGCGGCCCTCGGCGCAACCGCACTGCTCCGCACCCGTGACCGGCACCACCGGAACTCTCAAGACGCCCGGGGCGCCGTCGATTAA
- a CDS encoding LamG-like jellyroll fold domain-containing protein: protein MLRHALLSSLALLVAGTATAAPAQPESTVRYTFDGPSPLADVSGHGHDLTPVSRNGGTFGTVARNGGKALVFPPPCAQEPCPRIALRAPTTAQLNPGRRPIRFGASVRLAADQTTKGENVMQKGYSVRGSQYKLQIDGLAGRPSCVLVDDRRPDIHAAISGVGVADDRWHDLECRRRGTRLTILVDDVVRGRATLPADLSVSNHIPFSLGGKGSFADNDQFQGMLDDVWVQIG from the coding sequence GTGTTGCGACACGCTCTGCTCAGCTCCCTGGCCCTGCTCGTCGCGGGCACGGCGACCGCGGCCCCGGCGCAGCCGGAGAGCACGGTCCGCTACACCTTCGACGGGCCGTCGCCGCTGGCCGACGTCAGCGGGCACGGCCACGATCTGACCCCGGTCAGCCGCAACGGCGGCACCTTCGGCACGGTCGCCCGCAACGGCGGGAAGGCACTGGTCTTCCCACCGCCGTGTGCCCAGGAGCCCTGCCCGCGGATCGCCCTGCGTGCGCCGACCACCGCGCAGCTCAACCCGGGGCGGCGGCCGATCCGGTTCGGCGCGTCGGTGCGGCTGGCCGCCGACCAGACCACCAAGGGCGAGAACGTGATGCAGAAGGGCTACTCCGTACGGGGCAGCCAGTACAAGCTGCAGATCGACGGGCTGGCCGGCCGGCCCAGTTGTGTGCTGGTGGACGACCGCCGGCCCGACATCCACGCGGCGATCAGCGGCGTGGGCGTCGCCGACGACCGCTGGCACGACCTGGAGTGCCGGCGCCGCGGCACCCGCCTGACGATCCTGGTCGACGACGTGGTGCGCGGCCGGGCCACCCTGCCGGCCGACCTGTCGGTCAGCAACCACATCCCGTTCAGCCTCGGCGGCAAGGGTTCGTTCGCCGACAACGACCAGTTCCAGGGCATGCTGGACGACGTCTGGGTGCAGATCGGCTAG
- a CDS encoding DUF1707 SHOCT-like domain-containing protein: MTTPMRVPPSEPERERAAELLQRAAGDGRLTLEQFSVRVGAVWAADTPDELARATDGLDQTPIVGSASTVDQVVTVFSENKRRGRWRLRTPRLKVFTMFGATELDLREVLTGADVIEIAGTSLFGEFKVIVPEGVEVDLSGTVVFSSRNMHLAAVPRVAGTPEVRIHLTSWFSNVEVVSKPYKLPPA; the protein is encoded by the coding sequence GTGACCACTCCGATGCGCGTGCCGCCGTCCGAACCCGAGCGCGAGCGCGCCGCCGAGCTGCTGCAGCGGGCGGCGGGCGACGGCCGGCTGACCCTGGAGCAGTTCAGCGTGCGGGTCGGCGCGGTCTGGGCCGCCGACACCCCCGACGAGCTGGCCCGGGCCACCGACGGGCTCGACCAGACCCCGATCGTCGGCTCGGCCAGCACCGTCGACCAGGTCGTCACCGTCTTCAGCGAGAACAAGCGCCGGGGCCGCTGGCGGCTGCGCACGCCCCGGCTCAAGGTGTTCACGATGTTCGGCGCGACCGAGCTCGACCTGCGCGAGGTGCTCACCGGCGCCGACGTCATCGAGATCGCCGGCACCAGCCTGTTCGGCGAGTTCAAGGTGATCGTGCCCGAGGGAGTCGAGGTCGACCTGAGCGGCACGGTCGTCTTCTCGAGCCGCAACATGCACCTGGCCGCGGTGCCCCGGGTGGCCGGCACACCCGAGGTCCGCATTCACCTGACGAGCTGGTTCAGCAACGTCGAGGTCGTCTCGAAGCCCTACAAGCTGCCGCCGGCCTAG
- a CDS encoding SAM-dependent methyltransferase: protein MVDETRVHSARRYNYWLGGKDNFAVDRESGDLIAKNFPTIRITAVENRGFLRRAVTHLAAEAGVRQFLDIGTGLPTANNTHEVAQRIAPDARIVYVDNDPMVLVHARALLTSTPEGRTAYIEADLRDPGKILADPALREVLDLRQPVAVMLIAVLHFIEDTGEAARIVRTLLDALPSGSFVAISNGTADFADEQTRARFAALMARGQLDAFVRTADEVGVLVEGLEVLEPGIVPVSEWRADEEPGPRPTPAEVAVYGVVARKS from the coding sequence ATGGTCGACGAGACGCGAGTGCATTCCGCCCGCCGCTACAACTACTGGCTCGGCGGAAAGGACAACTTCGCCGTCGATCGTGAATCGGGCGACCTGATCGCCAAGAACTTCCCGACGATCCGGATCACCGCGGTCGAGAACCGGGGCTTCCTCCGCCGCGCGGTCACCCACCTCGCGGCGGAGGCCGGCGTCCGCCAGTTCCTCGACATCGGCACCGGCCTGCCCACGGCCAACAACACGCACGAGGTGGCCCAGCGCATCGCTCCCGACGCGCGGATCGTCTACGTCGACAACGACCCGATGGTGCTGGTGCACGCGCGCGCGTTGCTGACCAGCACCCCCGAGGGGCGTACGGCGTACATCGAGGCCGACCTGCGCGACCCCGGGAAGATCCTGGCCGACCCGGCCCTGCGCGAAGTGCTCGATCTGCGGCAGCCGGTGGCGGTCATGCTCATCGCGGTGCTGCATTTCATCGAGGACACCGGCGAGGCCGCCCGCATCGTGCGCACGCTGCTCGACGCGTTGCCGTCCGGCAGTTTCGTGGCCATCAGCAACGGCACGGCCGACTTCGCCGACGAGCAGACCCGGGCCCGGTTCGCCGCCCTGATGGCCCGGGGTCAGCTCGACGCGTTCGTGCGCACCGCCGACGAGGTCGGGGTGCTGGTCGAAGGGCTCGAGGTGCTCGAACCGGGGATCGTGCCGGTCAGCGAGTGGCGCGCCGACGAGGAACCCGGCCCGCGGCCGACACCGGCCGAGGTCGCGGTCTACGGCGTCGTGGCCCGCAAGTCCTAG
- a CDS encoding L-fucose/L-arabinose isomerase family protein has translation MILTPKPRRKIRIGLVAGGLGTYWPQFPHLLPQLQESARYVSERFQEMDAEVTDVGFISDAQEGTAAAEQLRRADCDLIVLFLTTYLTSSMVLPIAQRAGSPVLVIDLQPTEKMDHASFDTGSWLAYCGQCPVPEVGNLFRRAGIPFRSVTGWLRQESAWARISQWITAARVRAALREARHGLMGHLYPGMLDVSTDLTLLPTTFGSHVEVLEFDDLRERTLAVSDDEVAERMDLARKIFVLDDSVNEDDFAWGARVSVGLDRLADDFDLDSLAYYHRGLAGEQHERLGAGMILGASLLTARGIPATGEYELRTTVAQLATQVAGAGGSFCEIQALNFEDNVVEMGHDGPAHLAVSAKQPLLRGLGVYHGKRGWGVSVEFDVRPGPVTLLGLGQDRDGSLSFIAGEGTVVDGPLLAIGNTTSRVDFGRDPGEWVDDWSASGVGHHWSLSLGHRAADYKAAASLLGIDFRQV, from the coding sequence ATGATCCTTACCCCGAAACCCCGCCGGAAGATCCGTATCGGGCTGGTGGCCGGTGGCCTCGGCACGTACTGGCCCCAGTTCCCGCACCTGCTGCCCCAGCTGCAGGAGTCCGCCCGCTACGTCTCCGAGCGTTTCCAGGAGATGGACGCCGAGGTCACCGACGTCGGGTTCATCTCGGACGCCCAGGAGGGCACGGCCGCCGCCGAGCAGCTGCGCCGGGCCGACTGCGACTTGATCGTGCTGTTCCTGACCACCTATCTCACCTCGTCGATGGTGCTGCCGATCGCCCAGCGGGCCGGCAGCCCGGTGCTGGTCATCGACCTGCAGCCGACCGAGAAGATGGACCACGCCTCCTTCGACACCGGCTCGTGGCTGGCCTACTGCGGGCAGTGCCCGGTGCCCGAGGTGGGCAACCTGTTCCGCCGGGCCGGCATCCCGTTCCGCTCGGTCACCGGCTGGCTGCGGCAGGAGTCGGCCTGGGCCCGCATCTCGCAGTGGATCACCGCCGCCCGCGTACGGGCGGCGTTGCGCGAGGCCCGGCACGGCCTGATGGGTCACCTCTATCCGGGCATGCTCGACGTCTCGACCGACCTGACCCTGCTGCCCACCACGTTCGGCTCCCACGTCGAGGTGCTCGAGTTCGACGACCTGCGCGAACGCACCCTCGCCGTCAGCGACGACGAGGTGGCCGAGCGGATGGACCTGGCCCGCAAGATCTTCGTGCTGGACGACTCGGTCAACGAGGACGACTTCGCCTGGGGCGCCCGTGTCTCGGTCGGGCTGGACCGGCTGGCCGACGACTTCGACCTGGACAGCCTGGCCTACTACCACCGCGGGCTGGCCGGCGAGCAGCACGAACGGCTGGGCGCGGGCATGATCCTGGGCGCGTCGCTGCTGACCGCGCGGGGCATCCCGGCCACCGGCGAGTACGAGCTGCGCACGACCGTGGCCCAGCTGGCCACTCAGGTGGCCGGGGCGGGCGGATCCTTCTGCGAGATCCAGGCTTTGAACTTCGAGGACAACGTGGTCGAGATGGGCCACGACGGCCCGGCTCACCTGGCCGTCAGCGCGAAACAGCCGCTGCTGCGAGGTCTCGGCGTCTATCACGGCAAGCGCGGCTGGGGTGTCTCGGTCGAGTTCGACGTACGGCCGGGGCCGGTCACCCTGCTCGGGCTGGGCCAGGACCGGGACGGCTCGCTGTCGTTCATCGCGGGCGAGGGCACCGTGGTCGACGGCCCGCTGCTGGCCATCGGCAACACCACGAGCCGGGTCGACTTCGGCCGCGACCCCGGCGAGTGGGTCGACGACTGGAGCGCTTCGGGGGTCGGTCACCACTGGTCGCTCTCGCTCGGGCACCGCGCGGCCGACTACAAGGCGGCGGCCTCACTGCTGGGCATCGATTTCCGGCAAGTTTGA
- a CDS encoding LutC/YkgG family protein produces MSSKNLILRRIREALGENPSEPEVPRDYRRGEAPVDLDLLVERLVDYQAVVHRTADISGTIREIVGDGQVVVPPGVPDEWLAVRFIRDDGLSQDQIAAADGVVTAAAVAVVETGTVVLDAGEDQGRRILSLLPDLHICVLRADQVVASVPEAVARLTPGRPLTWISGPSATSDIELNRVEGVHGPRHLHIVLVQEAA; encoded by the coding sequence ATGAGCAGCAAGAACCTGATTCTGCGCCGGATCCGGGAGGCGCTCGGCGAGAACCCGTCCGAGCCGGAGGTGCCGCGGGACTACCGTCGCGGCGAGGCCCCCGTCGATCTTGACTTGCTGGTCGAGCGCTTGGTCGATTACCAGGCCGTCGTCCACCGCACGGCCGATATTTCCGGCACGATCCGCGAGATCGTCGGTGACGGCCAGGTCGTCGTGCCGCCCGGAGTGCCCGACGAATGGCTCGCGGTCCGATTCATCCGGGACGACGGCCTGAGTCAGGATCAGATCGCCGCCGCCGACGGCGTGGTCACGGCGGCCGCGGTGGCGGTGGTCGAGACCGGCACCGTCGTGCTGGACGCCGGAGAGGATCAGGGCCGCCGCATCCTCTCCCTCCTGCCCGACCTGCACATCTGCGTGCTCCGCGCCGATCAGGTGGTGGCGAGCGTGCCCGAGGCCGTGGCCCGCCTGACCCCCGGCCGCCCGCTGACCTGGATCAGCGGCCCGTCGGCGACCAGCGACATCGAGCTCAACCGCGTCGAGGGGGTGCACGGCCCCCGCCATCTCCACATCGTCCTCGTCCAGGAGGCAGCATGA
- a CDS encoding LutB/LldF family L-lactate oxidation iron-sulfur protein, whose product MSTHAPKGVGHLRGDRPFPAAAKVALADPQLRRNLQHATTTIRGKSGRVIAELPDWQELRSAGSALKAYTMANLPRLLEQLEERVTAAGGVVHWAADAEEANRIVTELVAATGEKRVIKVKSMATQEIGLNEALEGAGITPVETDLAELIVQLGHDKPSHILVPAIHRNRSEIREIFLREMPGVDPALTDDPPELAGAARRYLRETFLSTKVAVSGANFGVAETGTLAVVESEGNGRMCLTLPDTLITVMGIEKVVPAWQDLEVFLQLLPRASTGERMNPYTSMWTGVTPGDGPQNFHLVLLDNGRTAVLADEVGRSALHCIRCSACLNVCPVYERTGGHAYGSVYPGPIGAVLSPQLTGVEDNASLPYASSLCGACFDACPVKIDIPSILVHLRNQAPHPRSEKTAMAAAAYTMDHPKLYERAQRAAKAAKLLGRRGRGLPPPLNGWAASRDLPEPPAETFRDWWRGR is encoded by the coding sequence ATGAGCACGCACGCACCCAAAGGCGTGGGGCATCTGCGCGGCGACCGGCCCTTCCCCGCGGCGGCCAAGGTCGCGTTGGCCGACCCGCAGCTGCGGCGCAACCTGCAGCACGCCACCACCACGATCCGCGGCAAGTCGGGCCGGGTGATCGCCGAACTGCCGGACTGGCAGGAACTGCGCTCGGCGGGTTCGGCCCTCAAGGCGTACACGATGGCGAATCTGCCCCGGCTGCTCGAACAGCTCGAGGAGCGCGTGACGGCCGCGGGCGGGGTGGTGCACTGGGCGGCCGACGCCGAGGAGGCCAACCGGATCGTCACCGAGCTGGTCGCGGCGACGGGCGAGAAACGGGTCATCAAGGTCAAGTCGATGGCCACTCAGGAGATCGGGCTCAACGAGGCCCTGGAGGGCGCCGGGATCACGCCGGTCGAGACCGACCTGGCCGAACTCATCGTGCAGCTCGGGCACGACAAGCCGTCGCACATCCTGGTGCCGGCGATCCACCGCAACCGCTCCGAGATCCGCGAGATCTTCCTGCGCGAGATGCCCGGGGTCGACCCGGCGCTGACCGACGATCCGCCCGAGCTGGCCGGGGCGGCGCGGCGCTACCTGCGCGAGACGTTCCTGTCGACCAAGGTGGCCGTGTCCGGCGCGAACTTCGGCGTCGCCGAGACCGGCACGCTGGCGGTGGTCGAGAGCGAGGGCAACGGCCGGATGTGCCTGACCCTGCCCGACACGTTGATCACCGTGATGGGCATCGAGAAGGTCGTCCCGGCCTGGCAGGACCTCGAGGTGTTCCTGCAGTTGCTGCCGCGCGCGTCGACCGGCGAGCGGATGAACCCGTACACGTCGATGTGGACCGGGGTGACGCCGGGCGACGGGCCGCAGAACTTCCACCTGGTGCTGCTGGACAACGGGCGTACGGCGGTGCTGGCCGACGAGGTGGGACGGTCCGCGCTGCACTGCATCCGCTGCTCGGCCTGCCTCAACGTGTGCCCGGTGTACGAGCGGACGGGCGGGCACGCGTACGGCTCGGTCTATCCCGGCCCCATCGGCGCGGTGCTGTCGCCCCAGCTCACCGGCGTCGAGGACAACGCGTCCCTGCCGTACGCGTCGTCGCTGTGCGGCGCCTGCTTCGATGCGTGCCCGGTCAAGATCGACATCCCGTCCATCCTCGTGCACCTGCGTAACCAGGCCCCGCATCCGCGCTCGGAGAAGACGGCGATGGCCGCGGCGGCGTACACGATGGACCACCCCAAGCTCTACGAGCGGGCGCAGCGGGCGGCCAAGGCGGCCAAACTGCTCGGCCGGCGCGGGCGGGGGTTGCCACCGCCACTGAACGGGTGGGCGGCCAGCCGTGATCTGCCGGAACCGCCGGCCGAGACGTTCCGGGACTGGTGGCGAGGACGATGA
- a CDS encoding (Fe-S)-binding protein, whose amino-acid sequence MRIALFATCLADTMFPAAAKATVQLLERLGHEVVFPPEQTCCGQMHVNTGYQKEALPLVRRYVRTFEPCDVVVAPSGSCVGSIRHQHATVARQAGQEGLAARAEAVAERTYELSELLIDVLKIEDVGAYYPHRVTYHPTCHSLRVLRVGDRPLRLLRQVRGLDLVELPQAEQCCGFGGTFAVKNADTSTAMLADKMRHVLDTGADVCTAGDASCLMHIGGGLSRLRTGVRTVHLAEILASTEATA is encoded by the coding sequence GTGCGTATCGCGTTGTTCGCGACCTGTCTGGCCGACACGATGTTCCCCGCGGCGGCCAAGGCGACAGTTCAGTTGCTCGAGCGGCTCGGCCACGAGGTCGTCTTCCCGCCCGAGCAGACCTGCTGCGGCCAGATGCACGTCAACACGGGCTATCAAAAAGAAGCCCTTCCCCTCGTACGCCGATATGTGCGCACGTTCGAGCCGTGCGACGTGGTGGTGGCCCCCTCGGGCAGTTGCGTGGGCTCGATCCGGCACCAGCACGCGACGGTCGCGCGACAGGCGGGGCAGGAAGGGCTGGCCGCGCGCGCGGAGGCCGTCGCCGAGCGCACGTACGAGCTGTCCGAGCTGCTCATCGACGTGCTCAAGATCGAAGACGTGGGCGCCTACTACCCGCACCGGGTCACCTATCACCCGACGTGTCACTCGCTGCGCGTGCTGCGGGTCGGCGACCGCCCGCTGCGGCTGCTGCGCCAGGTGCGCGGGCTCGACCTGGTCGAGTTGCCGCAGGCCGAGCAGTGCTGCGGGTTCGGCGGCACGTTCGCGGTCAAGAACGCCGACACGTCGACGGCGATGCTGGCCGACAAGATGCGGCACGTGCTCGACACCGGCGCCGACGTCTGCACGGCGGGCGACGCGTCCTGCCTCATGCACATCGGTGGCGGACTGTCCCGGCTGCGTACGGGCGTGCGAACGGTCCACCTGGCGGAGATCCTGGCGAGTACGGAGGCGACGGCATGA